In a genomic window of Amphiprion ocellaris isolate individual 3 ecotype Okinawa chromosome 11, ASM2253959v1, whole genome shotgun sequence:
- the hpxa gene encoding hemopexin → MQEQLPLYLLPSSEAPWTRGRLRMKLLTHILGLCLALALTNAEHHEHASAVLDRCEGLEMDAVAVNELGIPYFFKGDHLFKGFHGKAELSNESFTELDDHHHLGHVDAAFCMHYEDNTADHDHMFFFLDTKVFSYYQHKLEDGYPKDISEVFPGIPDHLDAAVECPKPECDEDSVIFFKGDDIFHYNVRTKAVDKKEFKSMPNCTSAFRFMEHYYCFHGHMFSKFDPKTGDVHGKYPKEARDYFMRCSKFSDDSDHVERERCSRVHLDAVTSDNAGNIYAFRGHHFLRKDEGSDTLKADTIESAFKELHSEVDTVFSYDGHLYMIKDEQLYVYKVGEPHTHLDGYPKPVKEELGIEGHIDAAFMCEHGAGAHIAHFIKGEHIYDVDMKASPRVPTNERRISLFKKVDAAMCGPGGLKVIVGNHYYHFDSVMLFVAGRALPEQHRVSLELFGCDH, encoded by the exons GGAACACCATGAACATGCATCGG CTGTCCTCGACCGCTGTGAGGGTCTGGAGATGGATGCTGTTGCAGTGAATGAACTGGGGATCCCATACTTCTTCAAGG GTGACCATCTGTTCAAGGGCTTCCACGGCAAAGCAGAGCTCTCCAACGAGTCCTTCACTGAGCTGGACGACCATCACCACCTGGGCCATGTGGACGCTGCCTTCTGCATGCATTACGAGGACAACACCGCCGACCACGACCACATGTTCTTCTTTCTG GACACCAAAGTGTTCAGCTACTACCAACACAAACTGGAGGACGGATACCCCAAGGACATCTCGGAGGTCTTCCCTGGAATCCCCGACCACCTGGATGCTGCCGTGGAGTGTCCCAAGCCAGAATGTGATGAAGACTCCGTGATCTTCTTCAAGG GAGACGACATCTTTCACTACAACGTCAGAACCAAGGCTGTCGATAAGAAAGAGTTCAAGTCCATGCCCAACTGCACCTCTGCTTTCCGCTTCATGGAGCACTATTACTGCTTCCACGGACACATGTTCTCCAAGTTTGACCCAAAGACCGGCGATGTGCACGGAAAATACCCCAAAGAGGCCCGCGACTACTTCATGAGGTGCTCCAAGTTCA GTGACGACAGCGACCACGTGGAGAGAGAACGCTGCAGCCGTGTTCACCTGGACGCCGTCACGTCTGACAACGCTGGAAACATTTACGCCTTCAGAG GCCACCACTTCCTCCGTAAAGACGAGGGCAGCGACACACTGAAGGCCGACACCATCGAGAGCGCCTTCAAGGAGCTGCATAGTGAAGTGGATACCGTTTTCTCCTACGACGGTCATCTTTACATGATCAAG GATGAGCAGTTATACGTCTACAAAGTGGGCGAGCCCCACACCCACCTGGACGGTTACCCCAAACCTGTGAAAGAGGAGCTGGGCATCGAGGGCCACATTGATGCTGCGTTCATGTGCGAACACGGAGCCGGAGCTCACATCGCTCACTTCATCAAAG GTGAACACATCTATGATGTGGACATGAAGGCCAGCCCTCGCGTTCCAACCAACGAACGTCGGATCTCCCTCTTCAAGAAGGTCGACGCGGCCATGTGCGGTCCCGGAGGACTGAAAGTGATCGTAGGAAACCACTACTACCACTTCGACAGCGTCATGCTGTTTGTGGCCGGCAGAGCTTTGCCTGAGCAGCACCGAGTGTCTCTGGAGCTGTTCGGCTGTGATCACTGA
- the LOC118470927 gene encoding putative nuclease HARBI1, with amino-acid sequence MSCPFINDPVDEGAALLRRELNIRREIIRPRIDVLAFPDSYLLERYRFTSQSIIYIHNLIRPYICNMTNRSHALTSHQILCVALRFFANGSFLYNVGDAERFSKATVCRAVRKVCLALKRLLPIFVVFPGHKPVRAIKEKFYRIAGFPDVIGCIDGTHIPITAPSHNEADYVNRKSIHSINVQIICDAAYIISNVEAKWPGSVHDSRIYHESNLSNRLQRGEFDGLLLGDRGYPCQPRLITPYPDPEPGPQQNFNEAHCRTRARVEMTIGLLKARFQCLRHLRVTPERACDIIVACVVLHNIATIRGEQHPAVQTEDPDDDLIHLPAIQDGRAVRDTICNNHFRV; translated from the exons atgtcatgtcctttcattaacgatccagtggatgaaggagcagcgtTACtgcgcagagaattaaatattcgtcgtGAGAttatcagaccgcgcatagatgttctcgcattcCCAGACAGTTATCTTTtagagcggtaccgtttcacatcacagtccataatctacatacacaacctaatccgtccttacatttgcaacatgaccaaccgcagtcatgctctcacatcccatcagatattgtgtgttgcgctgcggttctttgcaaatggaagttttttatataatgtcggaGATGCAGAGCGCTTCAGTAAGGCAACTGTATGCAGAGctgtcagaaaagtgtgtctggccctgaaacgacttttacccatctttgtggttttccctggacataaacctgtcagagccatcaaggagaaGTTCtacaggattgcag gatttcccgatgtgattggctgcatagacggcacacacatccccatcacagctccctcacataatgaagctgattatgtgaacaggaagtccattcacagcataaatgtgcag atcatatgtgatgctgcatacatcatttccaatgtggaggccaagtggccTGGGTCTGTTCATGACTCAAGGATTTATCATGAgtctaacctgagcaacagactgcaacgtG gagagtttgatggccttctgctgggtgacaggggttaccCATGCCAACCCAGGCTGATCACCccataccctgaccctgaaccaggcccccaacagaacttcaacgAGGCTCATTGCAGGACAAGAGCCCgggtggagatgaccatagGCCTGCTGAAAGCCCGTTTCCAGTGTCTACGtcacctcagggtgactcctgagagggcctgtgatattattgtggcatgtgttgttcttcataatattgccactattagaggagagcaacacccTGCCgtacaaactgaagacccagatgatgacctcatccacctgccagctatccaggacggcagagcagtcagagacaccatatgtaataatcactttagagtttaa